One segment of Spodoptera frugiperda isolate SF20-4 chromosome 5, AGI-APGP_CSIRO_Sfru_2.0, whole genome shotgun sequence DNA contains the following:
- the LOC118271831 gene encoding uncharacterized protein LOC118271831 produces the protein MDKNAYETYEFLPSNGSETEPDQFFVLQDDGTFLLNRQVQYVAQVQDVKEVLEDVQPCTVYGVSSQQFFVDVDNSAELISVSGDFEQNQFILPEGDNGLYSNSFLLQPSTSGTTEPMEEDVIVDQYKQQNTQDVDVDVDVDVVTHTSKQGNNFTEITLSDEQYQMLEQKGWILLESNDKIFVLNTLGLHDITTNDKLIQKLKNEAQNGASNILGVDEGTLKIESISEQFPQIGADSLSSQQDTVEFVIKGEEPSDTIESVQLIVDDKDSPENTISDITTEKFEEISMKEEYPSESLVREMLAQPKPNITLDNEPRSIKIKTKLTFKDIPDKIVLGKSANGKRLVAKVRKPQSNIREQHKVEKSEDDQVLKQVDENQQYNVTGLHELDFVNLIQTTLRAGIQPSFTEEDIASAEGVITQLLKMPNLKHFLVGYDLIVTKAKNNKDEFGLIYNRSSVSFITGRVADKDGSPGFEHVPNLLQTIKQKAEEQNVSQSDEVYSCIEEKEAKENFTIYHIHITETKCSDNVVRVSVTLNKRQLPVNLVFDLKKRYPTTVFGCSSCAALFKTEQALKEHQENCIDTDDMLTIDTTNNTNSENDDVIIDRTGKETVFSCAQCNVTFTKLSNIQRHMKSHLGTKQQILQTTRVLKQGLDPKPAKIFKCKMCPSTYFHSASLSKHIVTRHIKVKANKNEN, from the exons ATGGACAAAAATGCGTATGAGACTTACGAATTTCTACCATCCAATGGTAGTGAAACTGAACCGGACCAGTTTTTCGTTCTTCAAGATGATGGAACTTTTCTCT TAAATAGACAGGTCCAGTATGTAGCTCAGGTACAAGATGTGAAAGAAGTGCTGGAGGATGTCCAGCCGTGTACTGTGTACGGAGTGTCTTCACAACAGTTCTTTGTAGATGTTGACAATTCTGCTGAACTCATCTCTGTGTCTGGTGACTTTGAACAAA ATCAGTTCATATTACCAGAGGGGGACAATGGCCTGTACAGCAATAGTTTTCTTTTGCAACCAAGCACAAGTGGCACTACAGAACCg ATGGAGGAGGATGTTATTGTTGATCAGTATAAACAGCAAAACACACAGGATGTGGATGTGGATGTTGACGTAGATGTTGTCACACACACTAGTAAACAAGGGAATAATTTTACTGAG ATAACACTAAGTGATGAACAGTACCAAATGTTGGAACAGAAAGGCTGGATACTGCTGGAGTCAAATGACaagatatttgtattaaataccTTGGGGCTACATGACATCACTACTAATGATA AACTGATACAGAAATTGAAAAACGAAGCACAAAATGGTGCTAGCAACATTTTGGGTGTTGATGAAGG AACACTTAAAATAGAAAGTATTTCGGAACAGTTCCCCCAAATTGGAGCAGATtcattgtccagtcaacaagacACCGTAGAGTTTGTGATAAAAGGTGAAGAGCCGAGCGATACCATAGAAAGCGTACAGTTAATCGTCGATGATAAAg ATTCACCTGAAAATACAATTTCAGACATAACCACGGAAAAGTTTGAGGAAATAAGTATGAAAGAAGAATATCCAAGTGAATCTCTAGTAAGGGAGATGCTTGCACAACCGAAACCAAACATTACACTTGACAACGAGCCGCgatctattaaaattaaaaccaaacttACATTCAAAG ACATTCCGGATAAAATCGTACTGGGAAAATCTGCTAATGGAAAGCGATTGGTAGCTAAAGTTAGAAAACCACAATCAAATATACGTGAACAACATAAGGTCGAGAAGTCTGAAGATGATCAAGTTTTGAAACAAGTAGATGAAAATCAACAGTATA ATGTGACCGGTCTACATGAATTGGATTTCGTGAATCTCATCCAAACGACGTTACGAGCCGGCATACAGCCGAGTTTTACTGAGGAGGACATTGCATCAGCTGAAGGTGTCATCACACAACTACTTAAGATGCCCAATTTGAAGCATTTTCTAGTTGGATACGACCTAATTGTAACTAAG GCGAAGAACAATAAGGACGAGTTTGGCTTGATTTACAATAGAAGCTCAGTGTCGTTTATAACGGGGCGTGTGGCAGATAAGGACGGTAGCCCTGGCTTCGAACATGTACCTAATTTACTGCAGACTATCAAACAGAAAGCAG AAGAACAAAACGTTTCACAAAGCGACGAAGTATACAGTTGCATCGAAGAGAAAGAAGCCAAGGAGAATTTCACTATCTACCACATCCACATTACTGAAACGAAGTGCTCCGACAATGTAGTCCGGGTTTCCGTCACATTAAATAAACGAC aGCTTCCTGTGAATTTGGTGTTTGATCTGAAAAAACGTTACCCCACCACTGTCTTCGGGTGCAGTTCTTGTGCGGCCCTGTTTAAAACTGAGCAAGCTTTGAAAGAACACCAAGAG AACTGTATAGACACCGATGACATGTTGACCATCGATACTACTAACAACACTAATTCGGAAAACGATGACGTCATTATCGACAGAACAGGCAAAGAAACTGTATTCTCCTGTGCACAGTGcaat GTCACATTCACAAAGCTGAGCAACATACAAAGGCATATGAAATCTCATCTAGGTACAAAACAGCAGATTCTTCAAACAACCAGAGTGCTAAAACAAGGTCTAGACCCAAAGCCGGCCAAAATATTCAAGTGTAAAATGTGTCCTAGCACTTATTTCCATTCAGCTTCTCTTTCGAAACACATAGTTACCAGGCATATTAAAGTGaaagcaaataaaaatgaaaactag
- the LOC118271832 gene encoding uncharacterized protein LOC118271832: MFESDDFDQVLSQFEFPEDTLAVNKNNAGSKCGSDNTNLAKHDLETSQTNGARVLKLNEDVPRNIELLVRNNENIPNNSKENVVKNASSVISPKHTKRKMINSYFDHKSKRKFPGPAGLLTGGFEENENICQIELLSQDVDFTQNNLRGDLFESPLWVRLLDDLKTWNLQDVDSIKMVKQQAMAGNLRRRKAHTITAFVETVDRSVTDPLIIMRDTTGNIKGTLHRDAWSSFSKYIASEYCAFILWKPTILTTGSAFKKHYLNITLSNILAVYSSTVLADDAEAKPLPDGYKIVYEEDYTVIKTEKNLNNIGSDETVTNGFDTNATDLLDELDTIFSDDVF; encoded by the exons atgtttgaatCAGATGATTTTGACCAA GTGTTATCTCAATTTGAATTTCCCGAAGACACATTAGCAGTAAACAAGAACAATGCTGGAAGTAAATGTGGCTCAGACAACACAAATCTAGCGAAACATGATTTGGAAACTTCACAAACGAATGGTGCACGAGTTTTGAAGTTGAATGAAGATGTTCCTAGGAATATTGAATTACTTGTGCggaataatgaaaatattcctAATAACAGCAAAGAAAATGTAGTCAAGAATGCAAGCAGCGTAATATCACCAAAgcatacaaaaagaaaaatgataaaTTCATATTTTGATCATAAAAGTAAACGAAAGTTCCCCGGTCCTGCAGGACTTCTCACAGGAGGATTTGAAgagaatgaaaatatttgtcaaaTTGAACTACTTTCACAG GATGTTGAttttacacaaaacaatttGAGAGGTGACTTATTCGAGTCTCCTTTGTGGGTGAGGTTATTAGACGATTTGAAAACTTGGAATTTACAAGACGTAGATTCAATCAAAATGGTAAAACAGCAAGCTATGGCTGGAAACTTGAGAAGAAGGAAAGCCCATACAATTACTGCCTTTGTTGAGACAGTGGACAGATCTGTCACAGACCCCCTAATTATTATGAGGGATACCACAG gaAATATAAAAGGCACACTTCATAGAGATGCATGGTCATCATTTTCAAAGTACATAGCTTCTGAATATTGTGCCTTTATCTTATGGAAGCCTACAATACTTACAACAGGCAGTGCTTTCAAGAAGCATTACCTGAATATAACATTAAGTAACATATTAGCTGTATATAGCTCTACTGTTCTGGCCGATGATGCAGAAGCTAAGCCTTTACCTGATggatataaaattgtttacgaAGAAGACTACACTGtgataaaaactgaaaagaatTTGAATAACATAG GTTCAGATGAAACAGTAACAAATGGTTTTGATACTAATGCCACCGATTTACTAGATGAACTGGATACTATATTTTCTGATGATGTATTTTAG
- the LOC118271835 gene encoding cytochrome b5 reductase 4 isoform X3: MFCCIFREKRASECSDTNSDESDSNPRNKCALQPGHSLMDWIRLGNSGKDLTGVGGRIRPVTPAELSTHNTTNDAWLAIRGRVYNITHYLPYHPGGPEELMRGAGMDATQLFDKVHPWVNYDSLLAKCLVGPLRFDLPDAEELFDTSNPSPKSDRLREPSKAQELVRKSMENLANCITPVRKKITKGDDNSKGSPPSKIMQSLVQSADLPMSISRRAASSPVKKADKSPDSPVPLRHDWIQTSTKLTISVYTGHLANPGGCARITEGFLLIEVATNGWLRTLKIKPEGKLKEPLQLRVFAESGKIEITALKAEPSVWKGCGEVTLGAASRVSSPRTVECRVMEVSRVSHDTSLLSVCPRAGPVVVPLGHHVRVHRRVEGSECVRSYTPVGEGWGPPDGTEIFSALRLAVKRYDSGVLSPHLTALKVGDLITLSGPYGNFQLQKLKTVKSLYLIAAGTGITPMLGLIKFMMSRSNPRCERTHLIFFNKTEADILFRENFEEMAKEDDRLKITHVLSDASSSWSGHKGRIRNELLTEIVGDVKCDDKCSHYACLCGPTEFTYAGLDLLKKHGFKDDCIHAFMG, translated from the exons GCAATCCCCGCAACAAATGCGCTCTCCAGCCTGGCCACAGTTTGATGGATTGGATCCGACTCGGCAACTCCGGGAAGGATCTAACAGGCGTCGGCGGCAGAATACGACCCGTGACACCCGCTGAACTCTCCACACACAATACAACAA ACGATGCCTGGCTGGCGATACGCGGCCGCGTCTACAACATAACGCATTACCTACCGTACCACCCTGGAG GACCCGAGGAACTAATGCGCGGTGCCGGCATGGACGCCACGCAACTGTTCGACAAAGTACACCCCTGGGTCAACTACGACTCTCTCCTCGCAAAATGTCTCGTAGGCCCGCTTAGATTCGATCTCCCCGATGCAGAAGAACTCTTTGACACTTCAAACCCGTCGCCTAAATCCGACCGTCTCAGAGAACCGTCGAAAGCACAAGAACTAGTTAGAAAATCCATGGAGAACTTAGCCAATTGCATAACACCGGTTAGAAAGAAAATTACTAAAGGTGACGATAATTCTAAAGGGAGTCCACCTAGCAAGATTATGCAGAGCTTAGTACAGTCCGCTGATTTACCCATGTCGATAAGTCGCAGAGCAGCCTCGAGTCCTGTGAAAAAAGCGGACAAGAGTCCAGATTCACCTGTACCTCTCCGCCATGATTGGATTCAAACATCAACAAAACTAACGATATCCGTGTACACAGGACACCTGGCTAACCCGGGTGGCTGTGCCCGGATTACTGAAGGCTTTTTGTTGATTGAAGTTGCGACCAACGGCTGGTTGAGGACGCTTAAAATAAAGCCCGAAGGTAAATTAAAGGAACCTCTACAGCTGCGTGTGTTCGCTGAGAGCGGTAAAATAGAG ATCACCGCACTCAAAGCGGAGCCGAGTGTTTGGAAGGGTTGTGGGGAGGTGACGCTGGGGGCGGCTAGCCGCGTCTCCTCGCCGCGGACCGTCGAGTGCCGGGTCATGGAGGTGAGCAGGGTGTCGCACGACACCTCGCTGCTGTCCGTGTGCCCCAGAGCTGGGCCAGTCGTCGTGCCATTAGGACATCATGTACGAGTGCATAGAAGAGTTGAAG GCTCAGAATGCGTGCGTTCATACACGCCCGTTGGCGAGGGCTGGGGACCGCCTGATGGCACTGAAATCTTCTCAGCACTCCGACTGGCGGTGAAGCGTTACGACAGTGGCGTCCTCTCGCCGCACCTCACGGCACTCAAAGTTGGAGACCTCATTACCCTCTCTGGACCTTACGGCAACTTTCAACTGCAGAAG ttgAAGACAGTAAAGAGCCTGTATTTGATAGCGGCCGGTACTGGGATCACGCCTATGCTCGGCCTTATAAAGTTTATGATGTCAAGGTCTAATCCTAGATG TGAACGGACACacctaatatttttcaataaaactgaAGCAGACATCCTATTCCGAGAAAACTTCGAAGAAATGGCCAAAGAGGATGACAG GCTGAAGATCACGCATGTTCTATCAGATGCCAGTTCGTCGTGGTCTGGTCACAAAGGACGCATCAGGAACGAGCTGCTTACAGAAATAGTGGGAGACGTAAAATGTGACGACAAATGTTCCCACTACGCGTGCTTGTGTGGTCCAACTGAGTTCACATACGCTGGCCTCGATTTATTGAAGAAACATGGCTTCAAAGACGACTGTATTCACGCTTTTATGGGATGA
- the LOC118271838 gene encoding FAS-associated factor 2 encodes MDLEDNAMGLTHEQTDKILQFQDLTGIEDMSICRDVLQRHQWDLEVAIQEQLNIREGRPSVFATEARAPPVVHDHIAQQVFTDEPPEGPGGVRGLFRYVVNLVVSVCYSTITSVLNLLLSFVRNDDRRLVTDPLGDVMGFINNYTSRFNPHPVFYQGTYAQALNDAKNELRFLVVYLHSESASETQNFCRTTLADPEVIQYINTHALFWGCSVESGEGWRVAQSVGGRRYPLLCVVCVREHRMTVVARSEGSCSPHQLLQRLRRVVTDNEPHLAAARADRVEREVTARLRAAQDEAYAESLAADQEKERRRAADRAARELREHQDLQRRQQEERHKLDLVAARQAMAARLAPEPAAGSGTVVLLIRLPGGERLTRRFTLMHTVQDLYDFVFSHPQSPEEFEITTNFPKRVLARDASSLMDVGLKDRDVLFVNDINA; translated from the exons ATGGATCTTGAGGACAATGCAATGGGTCTAACCCACGAACAGACGGACAAAATACTTCAATTTCAAGATTTAACTGGAATAGAAGATATGTCGATATGCAGAGATGTTCTACAAAGGCATCAGTGGGATTTGGAG GTGGCGATACAGGAACAGTTGAATATCAGAGAGGGTCGACCATCGGTGTTTGCTACAGAGGCTCGCGCGCCTCCCGTGGTACACGATCACATAGCGCAGCAAGTGTTCACAGATGAGCCTCCGGAAGGGCCTGGTGGTGTGCGGGGACTGTTCCGCTATGTAGTCAACCTTGTAGTATCCGTATGTTACAGCACAATAACATCAGTGCTTAACTTGCTCCTCAGTTTCGTGCGCAATGACGACAGGAGAT tggtGACTGATCCTTTGGGCGATGTGATGGGTTTCATCAACAACTACACGTCTCGGTTCAATCCCCACCCTGTGTTCTACCAAGGCACATATGCACAGGCCCTAAATGATGCCAAGAATGAGCTCCGCTTCCTCGTTGTATACCTACACTCTGAGTCTGCTTCAGAAACACAAAACTTCTGCAG GACAACCCTGGCAGATCCAGAGGTGATCCAGTACATAAACACACATGCCCTGTTCTGGGGCTGCTCGGTGGAGAGTGGCGAGGGTTGGCGAGTGGCTCAGTCAGTGGGCGGACGGCGCTACCCTCTGCTCTGCGTAGTATGTGTCCGTGAGCACCGCATGACGGTGGTGGCGCGCTCTGAAGGCTCCTGCAGCCCGCACCAGTTACTGCAGCGCCTGCGCCGCGTCGTCACTGATAACGAGCCACATCTAGCAGCCGCCAGGGCTGATAG AGTGGAGCGTGAAGTGACAGCACGTCTGCGCGCGGCGCAGGACGAGGCGTACGCGGAGTCGCTGGCGGCCGACCAGGAGAAGGAGCGGCGCCGCGCCGCCGACCGCGCCGCGCGCGAGCTGCGCGAGCATCAGGACCtgcagcggcggcagcaggaGGAGCGACACAAGCTCGAT CTGGTGGCGGCCCGCCAGGCGATGGCGGCGCGGTTGGCCCCCGAGCCGGCGGCGGGCTCCGGGACCGTAGTGCTGCTCATACGACTGCCCGGCGGAGAGAGACTCACGCGACGCTTCACACTCATGCACACTGTGCAG GATCTATATGACTTCGTATTTAGTCACCCACAGTCTCCCGAGGAGTTTGAAATCACGACCAACTTCCCCAAGCGTGTCCTCGCCCGCGACGCCAGCAGCCTCATGGACGTCGGACTAAAGGACCGCGACGTACTCTTCGTCAACGATATTAATGCATAA
- the LOC118271835 gene encoding cytochrome b5 reductase 4 isoform X4, with protein MPCCGCWWNGRQRHRPPDPDTSGNPRNKCALQPGHSLMDWIRLGNSGKDLTGVGGRIRPVTPAELSTHNTTNDAWLAIRGRVYNITHYLPYHPGGPEELMRGAGMDATQLFDKVHPWVNYDSLLAKCLVGPLRFDLPDAEELFDTSNPSPKSDRLREPSKAQELVRKSMENLANCITPVRKKITKGDDNSKGSPPSKIMQSLVQSADLPMSISRRAASSPVKKADKSPDSPVPLRHDWIQTSTKLTISVYTGHLANPGGCARITEGFLLIEVATNGWLRTLKIKPEGKLKEPLQLRVFAESGKIEITALKAEPSVWKGCGEVTLGAASRVSSPRTVECRVMEVSRVSHDTSLLSVCPRAGPVVVPLGHHVRVHRRVEGSECVRSYTPVGEGWGPPDGTEIFSALRLAVKRYDSGVLSPHLTALKVGDLITLSGPYGNFQLQKLKTVKSLYLIAAGTGITPMLGLIKFMMSRSNPRCERTHLIFFNKTEADILFRENFEEMAKEDDRLKITHVLSDASSSWSGHKGRIRNELLTEIVGDVKCDDKCSHYACLCGPTEFTYAGLDLLKKHGFKDDCIHAFMG; from the exons GCAATCCCCGCAACAAATGCGCTCTCCAGCCTGGCCACAGTTTGATGGATTGGATCCGACTCGGCAACTCCGGGAAGGATCTAACAGGCGTCGGCGGCAGAATACGACCCGTGACACCCGCTGAACTCTCCACACACAATACAACAA ACGATGCCTGGCTGGCGATACGCGGCCGCGTCTACAACATAACGCATTACCTACCGTACCACCCTGGAG GACCCGAGGAACTAATGCGCGGTGCCGGCATGGACGCCACGCAACTGTTCGACAAAGTACACCCCTGGGTCAACTACGACTCTCTCCTCGCAAAATGTCTCGTAGGCCCGCTTAGATTCGATCTCCCCGATGCAGAAGAACTCTTTGACACTTCAAACCCGTCGCCTAAATCCGACCGTCTCAGAGAACCGTCGAAAGCACAAGAACTAGTTAGAAAATCCATGGAGAACTTAGCCAATTGCATAACACCGGTTAGAAAGAAAATTACTAAAGGTGACGATAATTCTAAAGGGAGTCCACCTAGCAAGATTATGCAGAGCTTAGTACAGTCCGCTGATTTACCCATGTCGATAAGTCGCAGAGCAGCCTCGAGTCCTGTGAAAAAAGCGGACAAGAGTCCAGATTCACCTGTACCTCTCCGCCATGATTGGATTCAAACATCAACAAAACTAACGATATCCGTGTACACAGGACACCTGGCTAACCCGGGTGGCTGTGCCCGGATTACTGAAGGCTTTTTGTTGATTGAAGTTGCGACCAACGGCTGGTTGAGGACGCTTAAAATAAAGCCCGAAGGTAAATTAAAGGAACCTCTACAGCTGCGTGTGTTCGCTGAGAGCGGTAAAATAGAG ATCACCGCACTCAAAGCGGAGCCGAGTGTTTGGAAGGGTTGTGGGGAGGTGACGCTGGGGGCGGCTAGCCGCGTCTCCTCGCCGCGGACCGTCGAGTGCCGGGTCATGGAGGTGAGCAGGGTGTCGCACGACACCTCGCTGCTGTCCGTGTGCCCCAGAGCTGGGCCAGTCGTCGTGCCATTAGGACATCATGTACGAGTGCATAGAAGAGTTGAAG GCTCAGAATGCGTGCGTTCATACACGCCCGTTGGCGAGGGCTGGGGACCGCCTGATGGCACTGAAATCTTCTCAGCACTCCGACTGGCGGTGAAGCGTTACGACAGTGGCGTCCTCTCGCCGCACCTCACGGCACTCAAAGTTGGAGACCTCATTACCCTCTCTGGACCTTACGGCAACTTTCAACTGCAGAAG ttgAAGACAGTAAAGAGCCTGTATTTGATAGCGGCCGGTACTGGGATCACGCCTATGCTCGGCCTTATAAAGTTTATGATGTCAAGGTCTAATCCTAGATG TGAACGGACACacctaatatttttcaataaaactgaAGCAGACATCCTATTCCGAGAAAACTTCGAAGAAATGGCCAAAGAGGATGACAG GCTGAAGATCACGCATGTTCTATCAGATGCCAGTTCGTCGTGGTCTGGTCACAAAGGACGCATCAGGAACGAGCTGCTTACAGAAATAGTGGGAGACGTAAAATGTGACGACAAATGTTCCCACTACGCGTGCTTGTGTGGTCCAACTGAGTTCACATACGCTGGCCTCGATTTATTGAAGAAACATGGCTTCAAAGACGACTGTATTCACGCTTTTATGGGATGA
- the LOC118271833 gene encoding enoyl-[acyl-carrier-protein] reductase, mitochondrial, protein MAFLPKPKSVFAFARYYAKTRIITGSIRNLMSKQLMYSEFGDPLQVVKITESEVPDLGSQDVLVRMLAAPINPADINTIQGKYPVKLQLPCIPGNEGVGIIEKVGECVSGFKPGNKVIVTKPVQGTWRNIGTFSPSSLKVVPDDIGLVEAATLTVNPCTAYRLLTDFQPVQKNNLVVIQNGANSACGQCVIQICKAWDVRNINIVRDRPHIDELKNHLYSLGATHVLTEEELRSTKIFKDKLIDKPMLALNCVGGKSSLEMLRHLNHSGSMVTYGGMSREPVTIPTSAFIFKNLAFFGFWMTAWNEMASSTAKEEMMSHLIQLISEKKLRAPVHKLVKFDNYQEAISETLTTKGFQGCKYVLDFRKNCCLPALPTIPGDEGVGEVVEVGKLVCRLKLGDRVVLSSRLLGSWRYYGVYNEKQIHFISKNLPLPEAAMLSIAPCMAYRLLNDFRNVQHGETIIQNAANSACGQSVIQLCRARGINTFNIVASHCGYEAVKAYLLDLGATAVFTLEEAEELTAFDTSLARPVLALNCLGGRYEDVMLKLLERNGVIVYYGCGYDLPLTKQFLRCDAQFHKFHLHEWECRASCLERDVMYKAITQDMVQGKFRAPVYQAVELKDYVYAFKNTQHCEAFTTMNYVFDFTI, encoded by the exons atggcTTTTTTACCTAAACCGAAAAGTGTATTTGCGTTTGCAAGATATTACGCAAAAACTCGGATCATAACAGGATCTATAAGAAATTTAATGTCAAAGCAACTGATGTACAGCGAATTTGGAGATCCTTTACAAGTTGTAAAGATTACAGAAAGTGAAGTTCCTGACCTGGGCTCTCAGGATGTTCTCGTTCGCATGTTAGCGGCACCAATCAACCCAGCTGATATAAACACCATCCAAG GTAAATACCCAGTAAAATTGCAATTGCCTTGTATCCCTGGAAATGAAGGAGTTGGGATTATTGAGAAGGTTGGGGAATGTGTATCCGGATTTAAACCAGGAAACAAAGTTATAGTTACAAAGCCTGTTCAAGGAACTTGGAGGAACATTGGCACATTCAGCCCATCTTCATTGAAAGTTGTGCCAGATGATATAGGATTAGTGGAAGCTGCCACTCTCACTGTTAATCCTTGCACTGCTTATAGATTGTTAACAGATTTCCAACCAGTTCAGAAGAATAATCTGGTTGTCATACAGAATGGAGCTAACAGCGCTTGTGGCCAATGTGTCATACAGATCTGCAAGGCATGGGATGTGAGAAATATTAACATTGTGAGGGACAGGCCACATATAGATgaattaaaaaatcatttgtatTCCTTAGGAGCTACTCATGTACTCACAGAAGAAGAATTGcgatcaacaaaaatatttaaagataaacTAATTGACAAACCAATGCTGGCCTTAAACTGTGTTGGAGGGAAAAGTTCATTAGAAATGTTACGGCACTTAAACCATTCCGGGAGCATGGTCACCTATGGAGGAATGTCAAGGGAACCAGTTACCATTCCAACATCtgcatttattttcaaaaacttaGCATTTTTTGGTTTCTGGATGACTGCATGGAATGAAATGGCTAGCAGCACTGCTAAAGAAGAAATGATGTCCCATTTAATTCAGTTGATATCAGAGAAAAAGCTGAGAGCCCCTGTGCACAAATTGGTGAAATTTGATAATTACCAAGAAGCCATTAGTGAAACTCTAACTACGAAAGGATTTCAAGGATGCAAATATGTTTTAGACTTTA gAAAAAATTGTTGTTTGCCAGCTTTACCAACTATACCAGGAGATGAAGGTGTTGGTGAAGTTGTAGAAGTGGGTAAACTTGTCTGTAGATTGAAGCTTGGTGACAGAGTTGTCCTATCATCCAGGCTGCTAGGCTCTTGGCGGTACTATGGTGTTTATAACGAAAAACAAAtccattttatttcaaagaaccTTCCTCTTCCTGAAGCTGCCATGTTGTCCATAGCCCCATGTATGGCATACAGGCTGCTGAATGATTTTAGAAATGTGCAACATGGAGAAACAATCATACAAAATGCTGCAAATAGCGCATGTGGTCAATCTGTTATACAACTGTGTAGAGCTCGAGGCATAAACACCTTTAACATTGTTGCTAGTCACTGTGGGTATGAAGCAGTCAAAGCATATTTGCTTGATTTAGGAGCTACAGCAGTGTTTACTTTAGAAGAAGCAGAAGAGCTCACTGCCTTTGACACATCCTTAGCTAGACCTGTACTTGCCTTAAATTGTTTAGGTGGTAGATACGAAGATGTCATGCTGAAATTACTTGAAAGAAATGGAGTTATAGTTTATTATGGATGTGGCTATGATCTACCTTTGACAAAACAGTTCTTACGGTGCGATGCCCAGTTTCATAAATTTCATCTTCACGAATGGGAATGCAGGGCTTCCTGTTTGGAAAGAGACGTCATGTACAAAGCAATAACTCAAGATATGGTACAAGGTAAATTCAGGGCACCTGTATATCAAGCTGTAGAATTGAAAGATTACGTTTATGCTTTTAAAAATACTCAGCATTGTGAAGCATTTACAACTATGaattatgtttttgattttaCGATATAA
- the LOC118271834 gene encoding shootin-1, with translation MSVFDALNPLAHVTPRFTEEQLEEMVQWFDENAKPLLTINDAPEPTNVVTIEQFVSFLELKKFHRRSFQYPTYFEIMTEAEKLHAGVTRMLTKDQFIYILNLWVRESDIRHELELAFQVFDTEKRYYLEVDELREIVTAYGDEPYTEAETVEILRDANVRGDGQVFYWDFIESLFNLAPELYSLKTDYLYENPDEDPSVPPEPVIEPPPPPPPPPPPPPPPPPAKGKGGKKKK, from the exons ATGTCTGTTTTCGATGCTTTAAACCCACTTGCACACGTTACTCCGCGTTTTACTGAAGAACAGCTTGAAGAAATGGTGCAATGGTTTGATGAAAATGCAAAACCTTTACTAACAATAAACGATGCTCCTGAGCCGACAAACGTTGTAACTATCGAACAATTCGTATCATTTTTGgaattaaaaaa attcCATAGAAGAAGTTTCCAATATCCTACTTATTTCGAAATTATGACTGAAGCGGAAAAATTGCATGCTGGAGTCACTAGAATGTTAACAAAGgatcaatttatttacatattgaaCTTATGGGTACGAGAATCTGACATAAGACACGAATTAGAACTCGCATTTCAG GTTTTTGACACAGAAAAGAGATACTATCTGGAAGTTGACGAACTCAGAGAAATAGTGACGGCTTACGGTGATGAACCATACACGGAAGCTGAGACAGtggaaatattgcgtgacgccAATGTTCGTGGGGATGGACAGGTCTTTTATTGGGACTTTATTGAAAGTTTATTCAATTTAGCTCCAGAATTGTACTCATTGAAG ACGGACTATTTGTATGAAAATCCCGATGAAGATCCATCCGTTCCCCCAGAGCCGGTTATTGAACCTCCAccgccaccaccaccaccaccgccaCCACCTCCTCCACCCCCTCCAGCAAAAGGCAAAGGtggtaaaaaaaagaaatga